The Globicephala melas chromosome X, mGloMel1.2, whole genome shotgun sequence genome window below encodes:
- the TMEM31 gene encoding LOW QUALITY PROTEIN: transmembrane protein 31 (The sequence of the model RefSeq protein was modified relative to this genomic sequence to represent the inferred CDS: substituted 1 base at 1 genomic stop codon): MRQEPCPQQKGTLARNMKSRRIILVQTYGDHSTVEEMGLTNKSEGEQQLMPNNSDAPNEDQGEEIQQPEERTPAGQRTRRGGTQPSRYQLPSRRTPATSTNGAVNFPGVLPWPVQXVANPYQLPAVLQFYPEFILVFKEASHDISHCLKTHVKEIGLSIILHLSALSTLLFHLPFLPTLLFLSFFLLSLLLLLLLIILFTLVF; the protein is encoded by the exons ATGAGGCAGGAGCCCTGCCCTCAGCAGAAAGGGACCTTAGCAAGGAACATGAAATCCCGGAGGATAATTTTAGTGCAGACATATG GTGATCACTCTACTGTAGAAGAAATGGGGTTAACAAACAAGAGCGAGGGAGAACAACAGCTCATGCCCAACAACTCTGATGCGCCCAATGAAGATCAAGGTGAAGAAATCCAACAGCCAGAAGAG CGTACTCCAGCAGGGCAGCGAACACGAAGAGGAGGCACACAGCCATCCAGATATCAATTGCCTTCACGTAGGACACCTGCAACATCCACCAATGGAGCAGTCAACTTTCCAGGAGTCCTTCCATGGCCTGTCCAGTGAGTTGCCAACCCATATCAACTGCCTGCTGTTCTTCAGTTTTATCCTGAATTTATTCTGGTTTTTAAAGAAGCTTCCCATGATATATCCCATTGTCTGAAGACCCATGTCAAAGAGATCGGGCTATCCATCATCCTTCACCTCTCTGCCCTCTCCACCCTCCTCTTCCATCTGCCTTTCCTCCCTacacttcttttcctttctttctttcttctttccttacttctgcttctgcttcttattattcttttcactcttgtcttctga